One window of Zalophus californianus isolate mZalCal1 chromosome 3, mZalCal1.pri.v2, whole genome shotgun sequence genomic DNA carries:
- the PASK gene encoding PAS domain-containing serine/threonine-protein kinase isoform X1: protein MRSSAAGGASLTSSGQLTVAALAGRFPMEDGGSPESPAVWTASEPSESLSSAHRHLSRRNGLSKLCQSRMGLSEDRWNSYCLSSLAAQNICTSKLHCLVPPEPPELPRSLGSASCCSLLRGLSSGLSTPLLPTPVCNPNKAVFTVDAKTTEILVANDKACQLLGHSSHDLIGQKLMQFFLKPDSDVVKALSEEHVEADGRAAVVFGTVVDVVSRSGEKIPVSVWMKKVKQEHSLCRVVVLEPVERVSAWVAFQGDGTITSCDSLFALLHGYASGEEMLGQHIADLIPSVQLPPRGEPVPQNLKIQRSVGRAKDGTTFPLSLKLKSESSSEMVEDSSAVPELGYSASIWVFSTISGLITLLPDGTIYGINHSFALMLFGYGKTELLGKNITFLIPGFYHYMGLACDTSLPLPDLANCLDIGNQSEPGETSVGPWQGRNPAGVATDPRANGALVGDHVLPRGETREPVGSQEAFAGTQAQADPGGGLSSSLPRLPTPGVDSIPEGSPPAQEWSSPEDQGDTPEGSAPAQEWSSPEDQGDIPEGSPPAQEWSSLEDQGDIPEGSAPAQEWSSPEDRRDIPEGNAPAQEWSSPEDQGDTPEGSAPAQEWLSPEDQGDIPEGSPPAQEWSSPEDQGDIPEGSAPAQEWSSPEDRGDIPEGSAPAQEWLSPKDQGDIPEGNAPAQEWSSPEDQGDIPEGSAPAQEWLSPKDQRDILEGSAPAHSQQSSADDQPNALLEKEEPAAPESLRQDLVGRSGSHPVHTWMSASREGSEDRSRHAEMCSLYEAQLEWTSLSSARNSNHRADTIMPEPHATGQLAGEGLLMPCPGYRGEQSTQSGSPPRTARLPFLMPTLDEPWVAVENDREELQTCLIKEQLSKLSLVEPLGVSYTKLAPEERPQFSAPVSLCDPGSRALCSRAGSSSAYYALATDLPGVLDAAPAQEADGNSFSWNLKELFYNERTDRTSSSCSCTASELVGTPSPSPAGSDVDMSGLHRRRSDVLDDRELLLLTGTYFDLGEARQFCESRLGPHQVEPSETCLVSSEHYEVSGRESPACVLPTPGAGPADVCPTEEPRLSFQVTSTPVRGDSPATSGGTRVQQEIQEGTYAGSCYHRDGAQLSVQFEVKRVELQGSATLFCCWLMKDLLHSRRDSATRARLLLASLPSSSHSVCELSEPSMGEMLRSKPWFEEPPRAVELEGPAACEGAYSRKYSTLSPLGSGAFGFVWTAVDKEANKEVVVKFIKKEKVLEDCWIEDPKLGKVTLEIAILSRVDHANIIKVLDVFENQGFFQLVMEKHGSGLDLFAFIDRHPSLDEPLASYIFRQLVTAVGYLRSKSIIHRDIKDENIVIAEDFTIKLIDFGSAAYLEKGRLFHTFCGTIEYCAPEVLMGNPYKGPELEMWSLGVTLYTLIFEENPFCELEETMEAMIHPPYLVSEDLMNLMSGLLQPVPEQRTTLEKLATDPWVTQPVNLANYTWDEVCRMNKPESGALSGVSLEAESRCAREVAWGLEPCGALCPRGGP from the exons TTGACGGTTGCTGCCCTGGCCGGCCGGTTCCCAATGGAGGACGGAGGCTCCCCCGAGAGCCCAGCTGTGTGGACTGCCTCCGAGCCCAGCGAGTCCCTGTCCTCGGCCCACAGACACCTGAGCAGAAGGAATGGGCTTTCGAAGCTCTGCCAGAGCAGGATGGGCCTCTCTG aagACAGATGGAATTCCTACTGTTTGTCGTCACTGGCCGCCCAGAACATCTGCACCAGCAAACTGCACTGCCTGGTGCCACCGGAGCCGCCGGAACTGCCCCGGTCCCTGGGCAGCGCGTCCTGCTGCTCTCTGCTGCGGGGCTTGTCCTCAGGGTTGTCCacgcccctgctccccacccccgtgTGCAACCCGAACAAGGCCGTGTTCACTGTGGACGCCAAGACCACAGAG ATCCTGGTTGCCAACGACAAGGCTTGCCAGCTCCTGGGGCACAGCAGCCATGACCTGATCGGCCAGAAGCTCATGCAGTTCTTCCTGAAGCCCGATTCCGACGTGGTGAAGGCCCTCAGTGAAGAGCACGTGGAGGCCGACGGCCGTGCCGCTGTCGTGTTCGGCACAGTA GTAGACGTGGTGAGCCGCAGCGGGGAGAAGATCCCCGTTTCTGTGTGGATGAAGAAGGTGAAGCAGGAGCATAGCTTGTGCCGTGTGGTCGTGCTGGAGCCTGTGGAGCGGGTGTCCGCCTGGGTCGCTTTCCAGGGCGAT GGAACCATAACATCCTGTGACAGCCTGTTTGCTCTCCTGCATGGGTACGCATCTGGGGAGGAGATGCTCGGGCAGCACATCGCAGACCTGATCCCTTCTGTGCAGCTCCCCCCCCGCGGCGAGCCTGTTCCACAG AATCTCAAGATTCAGAGGTCTGTTGGGAGAGCCAAGGATGGTACCACTTTCCCTCTGAGCTTAAAACTGAAATCTGAGTCCAGTAGCGAGATGGTGGAAGACAGCAGTGCAGTCCCCGAGCTGGGTTACTCGGCATCCATCTGGGTATTCTCCACCATCAGCGGCCTCATCACCCTCCTGCCCGACGGGACCATCTACGGCATCAACCACAGCTTTGCACTGATGCTGTTCGGTTACGGGAAGACGGAGCTTCTGGGCAAG AACATCACTTTCCTGATTCCCGGCTTCTACCACTACATGGGCCTTGCGTGTGACACTTCTTTACCGCTGCCAGACCTGGCCAACTGCTTGGATATCGGCAACCAGAGTGAGCCTGGGGAGACAAGCGTGGGCCCCTGGCAGGGCCGGAACCCAGCCGGCGTGGCCACGG ATCCAAGGGCTAACGGCGCGCTTGTTGGAGACCACGTTCTTCCACGAGGGGAGACCCGAGAGCCCGTGGGAAGCCAAGAAGCCTTCGCTGGGACCCAGGCCCAAGCAGACCCTGGAGGcggcctctcttcctccctcccgcGTCTGCCCACTCCAGG AGTGGACAGCATCCCAGAAGGAAGTCCGCCAGCCCAGGAATGGTCGTCACCCGAGGACCAGGGAGACACCCCGGAAGGAAGCGCACCAGCCCAGGAATGGTCGTCACCCGAGGACCAGGGAGACATCCCGGAAGGAAGCCCGCCAGCCCAGGAATGGTCGTCACTCGAGGACCAGGGAGACATCCCGGAAGGAAGCGCACCAGCCCAGGAATGGTCTTCACCCGAGGACCGGAGAGACATCCCGGAAGGAAACGCACCAGCCCAGGAATGGTCTTCACCCGAGGACCAGGGAGACACCCCGGAAGGAAGCGCACCAGCCCAGGAATGGTTGTCACCCGAGGACCAGGGAGACATCCCGGAAGGAAGCCCGCCAGCCCAGGAATGGTCGTCACCCGAGGACCAGGGAGACATCCCGGAAGGAAGCGCACCAGCCCAGGAATGGTCTTCACCCGAGGACCGGGGAGACATCCCGGAAGGAAGCGCACCAGCCCAGGAATGGTTGTCACCCAAGGACCAGGGAGACATCCCGGAAGGAAACGCACCAGCCCAGGAATGGTCTTCACCCGAGGACCAGGGAGACATCCCGGAAGGAAGCGCACCAGCCCAGGAATGGTTGTCACCCAAGGACCAGCGAGACATCCTGGAGGGAAGCGCACCAGCCCATAGCCAACAGTCATCAGCCGATGACCAGCCGAATGCTCtcttggagaaagaggaacctgCAGCCCCAGAAAGCCTCAGACAGGACCTTGTAGGAAGAAGCGGGTCTCACCCAGTACACACATGGATGTCTGCCTCCCGTGAAGGATCTGAGGATAGGAGCAGGCATGCTGAAATGTGTAGCCTGTATGAGGCACAGTTGGAGTGGACAAGCTTGAGCAGTGCCCGCAATTCGAACCATCGGGCTGATACCATCATGCCCGAGCCCCATGCCACAGGCCAGCTGGCAGGGGAGGGTCTCCTGATGCCCTGCCCTGGATATCGGGGTGAGCAGAGCACGCAGTCAGGAAGCCCCCCCAGGACAGCACGACTCCCGTTTTTGATGCCTACTCTGGATGAGCCGTGGGTGGCCGTGGAGAATGACCGCGAGGAGCTACAGACTTGCTTAATTAAGGAGCAGCTGTCCAAGTTGAGCCTCGTGGAACCACTGGGTGTCTCTTACACCAAGCTGGCCCCAGAAGAGCGCCCCCAATTCTCTGCCCCTGTGTCCTTGTGCGACCCAGGAAGCAGGGCCCTGTGCAGCCGAGCAGGCAGCTCCTCGGCCTACTATGCTCTGGCCACAGACCTCCCTGGTGTGCTGGATGCAGCGCCAGCCCAGGAGGCTGATGGGAATTCATTTTCCTGGAACCTCAAGGAACTCTTTTACAATGAACGGACAGATCGAACTTCCTCCAGCTGTTCCTGCACTGCGTCTGAGCTTGTGGGGACGCCGTCTCCTTCGCCGGCAGGCTCTGATGTAGACATGAGTGGTCTGCACCGGCGGAGATCAGATGTTCTGGATGACCGAGAATTGTTGCTCCTGACCGGCACTTACTTCGATCTTGGGGAGGCTCGGCAGTTTTGCGAGAGCCGTCTGGGGCCCCATCAAGTAGAGCCCTCCGAGACGTGTCTGGTATCCTCAGAACACTATGAAGTGAGTGGCAGAGAGAGCCCAGCCTGTGTCCTTCCCACGCCGGGGGCTGGCCCCGCAGATGTGTGCCCCACAGAGGAGCCCAGGTTGAGTTTCCAGGTCACCTCCACACCTGTGAGAGGGGACAGCCCGGCAACATCTGGGGGTACCCGCGTGCAGCAGGAGATCCAGGAGGGGACCTACGCCGGCAGCTGCTACCACCGGGATGGAGCCCAGCTGA GTGTGCAGTTTGAGGTGAAGCGGGTGGAGCTCCAAGGCTCCGCAACCCTGTTCTGCTGCTGGCTCATGAAGGACCTGCTGCACAGCCGCCGGGACTCGGCCACGCGGGCCCGTCTGCTCCTGGCCAGCCTGCCCAGCTCCAGCCACTCCGTGTGCGAGCTTTCTGAACCCAgcatgggggag ATGCTCAGAAGCAAGCCCTGGTTCGAGGAGCCCCCCAGGGCTGTGGAGCTGGAGGGGCCGGCAGCCTGCGAGGGCGCATACTCCCGCAAGTACAGCACGCTGAGCCCCCTGGGCAGTGGGGCCTTTGGCTTCGTCTGGACTGCAGTGGACAAGGAAGCCAACAAGGAG GTGGTGGTAAAGTTTATTAAGAAGGAGAAGGTTTTGGAAGATTGTTGGATCGAGGATCCCAAACTTGGAAAAGTTACTTTAGAGATTGCAATTCTGTCCAGGGTGGACCACGCCAATATCATCAAG GTGTTGGACGTATTTGAAAACCAAGGGTTCTTTCAGCTTGTGATGGAGAAGCACGGCTCCGGCCTGGACCTGTTTGCATTCATTGACCGCCACCCCAGCCTTGACGAGCCCCTGGCAAGTTACATCTTCCGACAA CTGGTGACGGCGGTGGGGTACCTGCGCTCGAAGAGCATCATTCACCGCGACATCAAAGACGAGAACATTGTGATCGCGGAGGACTTTACCATCAAGCTGATCGACTTCGGCTCCGCTGCCTACTTGGAGAAGGGCAGGCTGTTTCATACGTTTTGTGGGACTATTGAGTACTGCGCACCCGAAGTCCTCATGGGAAACCC GTACAAGGGGCCGGAGCTGGAGATGTGGTCGCTGGGGGTCACGCTGTACACGCTGATCTTTGAGGAGAACCCCTTCTGCGAGCTGGAGGAGACCATGGAGGCCATGATCCACCCCCCGTACCTGGTGTCAGAAG ATCTCATGAACCTCATGTCTGGGCTGCTGCAGCCTGTGCCCGAGCAGCGCACCACCCTGGAGAAGCTGGCGACAGACCCCTGGGTGACACAGCCCGTGAATCTTGCTAACTACACCTGGGATGAGGTGTGTCGCATGAACAAGCCAG aaagTGGAGCTCTGTCCGGTGTGAGCCTGGAGGCCGAGAGCAGGTGCGCCAGGGAAGTGGCGTGGGGTCTGGAGCCCTGCGGGGCCCTGTGCCCCAGGGGAGGCCCCTGA
- the PASK gene encoding PAS domain-containing serine/threonine-protein kinase isoform X6, translated as MQFFLKPDSDVVKALSEEHVEADGRAAVVFGTVVDVVSRSGEKIPVSVWMKKVKQEHSLCRVVVLEPVERVSAWVAFQGDGTITSCDSLFALLHGYASGEEMLGQHIADLIPSVQLPPRGEPVPQNLKIQRSVGRAKDGTTFPLSLKLKSESSSEMVEDSSAVPELGYSASIWVFSTISGLITLLPDGTIYGINHSFALMLFGYGKTELLGKNITFLIPGFYHYMGLACDTSLPLPDLANCLDIGNQSEPGETSVGPWQGRNPAGVATDPRANGALVGDHVLPRGETREPVGSQEAFAGTQAQADPGGGLSSSLPRLPTPGVDSIPEGSPPAQEWSSPEDQGDTPEGSAPAQEWSSPEDQGDIPEGSPPAQEWSSLEDQGDIPEGSAPAQEWSSPEDRRDIPEGNAPAQEWSSPEDQGDTPEGSAPAQEWLSPEDQGDIPEGSPPAQEWSSPEDQGDIPEGSAPAQEWSSPEDRGDIPEGSAPAQEWLSPKDQGDIPEGNAPAQEWSSPEDQGDIPEGSAPAQEWLSPKDQRDILEGSAPAHSQQSSADDQPNALLEKEEPAAPESLRQDLVGRSGSHPVHTWMSASREGSEDRSRHAEMCSLYEAQLEWTSLSSARNSNHRADTIMPEPHATGQLAGEGLLMPCPGYRGEQSTQSGSPPRTARLPFLMPTLDEPWVAVENDREELQTCLIKEQLSKLSLVEPLGVSYTKLAPEERPQFSAPVSLCDPGSRALCSRAGSSSAYYALATDLPGVLDAAPAQEADGNSFSWNLKELFYNERTDRTSSSCSCTASELVGTPSPSPAGSDVDMSGLHRRRSDVLDDRELLLLTGTYFDLGEARQFCESRLGPHQVEPSETCLVSSEHYEVSGRESPACVLPTPGAGPADVCPTEEPRLSFQVTSTPVRGDSPATSGGTRVQQEIQEGTYAGSCYHRDGAQLSVQFEVKRVELQGSATLFCCWLMKDLLHSRRDSATRARLLLASLPSSSHSVCELSEPSMGEMLRSKPWFEEPPRAVELEGPAACEGAYSRKYSTLSPLGSGAFGFVWTAVDKEANKEVVVKFIKKEKVLEDCWIEDPKLGKVTLEIAILSRVDHANIIKVLDVFENQGFFQLVMEKHGSGLDLFAFIDRHPSLDEPLASYIFRQLVTAVGYLRSKSIIHRDIKDENIVIAEDFTIKLIDFGSAAYLEKGRLFHTFCGTIEYCAPEVLMGNPYKGPELEMWSLGVTLYTLIFEENPFCELEETMEAMIHPPYLVSEDLMNLMSGLLQPVPEQRTTLEKLATDPWVTQPVNLANYTWDEVCRMNKPESGALSGVSLEAESRCAREVAWGLEPCGALCPRGGP; from the exons ATGCAGTTCTTCCTGAAGCCCGATTCCGACGTGGTGAAGGCCCTCAGTGAAGAGCACGTGGAGGCCGACGGCCGTGCCGCTGTCGTGTTCGGCACAGTA GTAGACGTGGTGAGCCGCAGCGGGGAGAAGATCCCCGTTTCTGTGTGGATGAAGAAGGTGAAGCAGGAGCATAGCTTGTGCCGTGTGGTCGTGCTGGAGCCTGTGGAGCGGGTGTCCGCCTGGGTCGCTTTCCAGGGCGAT GGAACCATAACATCCTGTGACAGCCTGTTTGCTCTCCTGCATGGGTACGCATCTGGGGAGGAGATGCTCGGGCAGCACATCGCAGACCTGATCCCTTCTGTGCAGCTCCCCCCCCGCGGCGAGCCTGTTCCACAG AATCTCAAGATTCAGAGGTCTGTTGGGAGAGCCAAGGATGGTACCACTTTCCCTCTGAGCTTAAAACTGAAATCTGAGTCCAGTAGCGAGATGGTGGAAGACAGCAGTGCAGTCCCCGAGCTGGGTTACTCGGCATCCATCTGGGTATTCTCCACCATCAGCGGCCTCATCACCCTCCTGCCCGACGGGACCATCTACGGCATCAACCACAGCTTTGCACTGATGCTGTTCGGTTACGGGAAGACGGAGCTTCTGGGCAAG AACATCACTTTCCTGATTCCCGGCTTCTACCACTACATGGGCCTTGCGTGTGACACTTCTTTACCGCTGCCAGACCTGGCCAACTGCTTGGATATCGGCAACCAGAGTGAGCCTGGGGAGACAAGCGTGGGCCCCTGGCAGGGCCGGAACCCAGCCGGCGTGGCCACGG ATCCAAGGGCTAACGGCGCGCTTGTTGGAGACCACGTTCTTCCACGAGGGGAGACCCGAGAGCCCGTGGGAAGCCAAGAAGCCTTCGCTGGGACCCAGGCCCAAGCAGACCCTGGAGGcggcctctcttcctccctcccgcGTCTGCCCACTCCAGG AGTGGACAGCATCCCAGAAGGAAGTCCGCCAGCCCAGGAATGGTCGTCACCCGAGGACCAGGGAGACACCCCGGAAGGAAGCGCACCAGCCCAGGAATGGTCGTCACCCGAGGACCAGGGAGACATCCCGGAAGGAAGCCCGCCAGCCCAGGAATGGTCGTCACTCGAGGACCAGGGAGACATCCCGGAAGGAAGCGCACCAGCCCAGGAATGGTCTTCACCCGAGGACCGGAGAGACATCCCGGAAGGAAACGCACCAGCCCAGGAATGGTCTTCACCCGAGGACCAGGGAGACACCCCGGAAGGAAGCGCACCAGCCCAGGAATGGTTGTCACCCGAGGACCAGGGAGACATCCCGGAAGGAAGCCCGCCAGCCCAGGAATGGTCGTCACCCGAGGACCAGGGAGACATCCCGGAAGGAAGCGCACCAGCCCAGGAATGGTCTTCACCCGAGGACCGGGGAGACATCCCGGAAGGAAGCGCACCAGCCCAGGAATGGTTGTCACCCAAGGACCAGGGAGACATCCCGGAAGGAAACGCACCAGCCCAGGAATGGTCTTCACCCGAGGACCAGGGAGACATCCCGGAAGGAAGCGCACCAGCCCAGGAATGGTTGTCACCCAAGGACCAGCGAGACATCCTGGAGGGAAGCGCACCAGCCCATAGCCAACAGTCATCAGCCGATGACCAGCCGAATGCTCtcttggagaaagaggaacctgCAGCCCCAGAAAGCCTCAGACAGGACCTTGTAGGAAGAAGCGGGTCTCACCCAGTACACACATGGATGTCTGCCTCCCGTGAAGGATCTGAGGATAGGAGCAGGCATGCTGAAATGTGTAGCCTGTATGAGGCACAGTTGGAGTGGACAAGCTTGAGCAGTGCCCGCAATTCGAACCATCGGGCTGATACCATCATGCCCGAGCCCCATGCCACAGGCCAGCTGGCAGGGGAGGGTCTCCTGATGCCCTGCCCTGGATATCGGGGTGAGCAGAGCACGCAGTCAGGAAGCCCCCCCAGGACAGCACGACTCCCGTTTTTGATGCCTACTCTGGATGAGCCGTGGGTGGCCGTGGAGAATGACCGCGAGGAGCTACAGACTTGCTTAATTAAGGAGCAGCTGTCCAAGTTGAGCCTCGTGGAACCACTGGGTGTCTCTTACACCAAGCTGGCCCCAGAAGAGCGCCCCCAATTCTCTGCCCCTGTGTCCTTGTGCGACCCAGGAAGCAGGGCCCTGTGCAGCCGAGCAGGCAGCTCCTCGGCCTACTATGCTCTGGCCACAGACCTCCCTGGTGTGCTGGATGCAGCGCCAGCCCAGGAGGCTGATGGGAATTCATTTTCCTGGAACCTCAAGGAACTCTTTTACAATGAACGGACAGATCGAACTTCCTCCAGCTGTTCCTGCACTGCGTCTGAGCTTGTGGGGACGCCGTCTCCTTCGCCGGCAGGCTCTGATGTAGACATGAGTGGTCTGCACCGGCGGAGATCAGATGTTCTGGATGACCGAGAATTGTTGCTCCTGACCGGCACTTACTTCGATCTTGGGGAGGCTCGGCAGTTTTGCGAGAGCCGTCTGGGGCCCCATCAAGTAGAGCCCTCCGAGACGTGTCTGGTATCCTCAGAACACTATGAAGTGAGTGGCAGAGAGAGCCCAGCCTGTGTCCTTCCCACGCCGGGGGCTGGCCCCGCAGATGTGTGCCCCACAGAGGAGCCCAGGTTGAGTTTCCAGGTCACCTCCACACCTGTGAGAGGGGACAGCCCGGCAACATCTGGGGGTACCCGCGTGCAGCAGGAGATCCAGGAGGGGACCTACGCCGGCAGCTGCTACCACCGGGATGGAGCCCAGCTGA GTGTGCAGTTTGAGGTGAAGCGGGTGGAGCTCCAAGGCTCCGCAACCCTGTTCTGCTGCTGGCTCATGAAGGACCTGCTGCACAGCCGCCGGGACTCGGCCACGCGGGCCCGTCTGCTCCTGGCCAGCCTGCCCAGCTCCAGCCACTCCGTGTGCGAGCTTTCTGAACCCAgcatgggggag ATGCTCAGAAGCAAGCCCTGGTTCGAGGAGCCCCCCAGGGCTGTGGAGCTGGAGGGGCCGGCAGCCTGCGAGGGCGCATACTCCCGCAAGTACAGCACGCTGAGCCCCCTGGGCAGTGGGGCCTTTGGCTTCGTCTGGACTGCAGTGGACAAGGAAGCCAACAAGGAG GTGGTGGTAAAGTTTATTAAGAAGGAGAAGGTTTTGGAAGATTGTTGGATCGAGGATCCCAAACTTGGAAAAGTTACTTTAGAGATTGCAATTCTGTCCAGGGTGGACCACGCCAATATCATCAAG GTGTTGGACGTATTTGAAAACCAAGGGTTCTTTCAGCTTGTGATGGAGAAGCACGGCTCCGGCCTGGACCTGTTTGCATTCATTGACCGCCACCCCAGCCTTGACGAGCCCCTGGCAAGTTACATCTTCCGACAA CTGGTGACGGCGGTGGGGTACCTGCGCTCGAAGAGCATCATTCACCGCGACATCAAAGACGAGAACATTGTGATCGCGGAGGACTTTACCATCAAGCTGATCGACTTCGGCTCCGCTGCCTACTTGGAGAAGGGCAGGCTGTTTCATACGTTTTGTGGGACTATTGAGTACTGCGCACCCGAAGTCCTCATGGGAAACCC GTACAAGGGGCCGGAGCTGGAGATGTGGTCGCTGGGGGTCACGCTGTACACGCTGATCTTTGAGGAGAACCCCTTCTGCGAGCTGGAGGAGACCATGGAGGCCATGATCCACCCCCCGTACCTGGTGTCAGAAG ATCTCATGAACCTCATGTCTGGGCTGCTGCAGCCTGTGCCCGAGCAGCGCACCACCCTGGAGAAGCTGGCGACAGACCCCTGGGTGACACAGCCCGTGAATCTTGCTAACTACACCTGGGATGAGGTGTGTCGCATGAACAAGCCAG aaagTGGAGCTCTGTCCGGTGTGAGCCTGGAGGCCGAGAGCAGGTGCGCCAGGGAAGTGGCGTGGGGTCTGGAGCCCTGCGGGGCCCTGTGCCCCAGGGGAGGCCCCTGA